The genomic stretch CTCAGGGTGTCAAAATTCAGGTCCACAGCCTACAGCCCCAAGGACCTGTACCCACCCCaaagactgagagagagagaatcaacaGGCCCCAAGGAGATCATGATGTAGCCAGCACCTGCATGAGGTCCTGAGAAAGGCTTCAAGAGGATCCAACCTGCTCTGACTTGGACTTCTGACCTACGAGTCTATGACTTAATGGATTTTATTGGTGTTGCCACTAAGTTTCTGGCAATGTGCTGCACATAACTAGAAAAGAAGCACAGAAAATTTCAACTTCTCCCTCTAGCAGCTCACAACATAAATTGAACATCCAAACAAGATTTAAATGATGCACATGAAAGAGACAGAGAACATGCTGAGAAAGAGAATCATGTGAAACAAATTTTAATCTGTATCTTCTAAATCCAGTTGATTCTGAACTTGGtgaaaatcaggaaaaaagaaaaaaaaaactaccaaataTATCTCCTTGGTGGTATAATCAAAATTTCTACATAGTACACAAATGCCAGCACAAattaatattggttttcttgttcAAAGAACATGGGGAAATTATCATTAAATGCAACAAATTGCAATccaaactttttgtttcattatgtCTCTCCCGttaaaattgtgttttctgttttaattattgttGATCTGAGTAATAGGAGTACAACTGTCACTTAATAATGTAAATTCAATCATTCAACTTGCTTCACCTTTGCAAATACCAGATTAAATGGAGAGATGAGAGAACATTAAACTTTAATGTGAATTCcttgaaaatgcaattttttaaaaaaaattgtttaattctGAAAAGTTCCCCCAGTGGACAAGGGGAACCAATGTGAATGAAGCTCAAGAAGTTCCTGAGGAATACAAGGGGGTGGGGTATGGTCTGAACATACACAGGATTGAGGAAACCCTGTCTAGGACCTGGATTGTGTCAATATGACCTTCCTGTCAAACACTCTGGTTGGTTGAGAGCTGAGAGTTGAAATTGTACGTTACTACATTCTTTTCTTGACAGGATTTAAAAGAAGCATATGCCATTTAAGAAAGATCACTTATTATGACCTTTTAAATCAAACATCATTCGTATGGTTTATTTTACAGGGACTTGTGTACATCAAGAGAGGATTCAAATTACTTCAACTTTTTTCATACTGATTAAAGGGTGTTCTTCAATTATGGGGTGCTCAGATTTAGATTTCACAAGTACAATTGAatgtttcttcacattttttcatggctttattgaggtaaaattgaagtacaataaaatgcacatattggAAGCATGCAATTTGATAGTTTTGACATGTATGTGACTAATacaatcttatatttaaaattttaagcatttccattacctttttaaaaagttaaaatcatgCAGATTGTTTAATGCATAATTGATtatattagaaatcaatcaccttaagATCTATAGAATCCCATCACCACACTTCAGGTCCTTCAACACAAAATGGAACACCTATACATATCTCACAGGTCAAGGAACAAGgcacaagagaaggaaataaacagTGCTTTGAAAgaagtgataataaaagctttaaatattagaatttctGGGATAAAAGTGCACTCAGATGAATATTTATAACTTAACATATTACTAAGAAAGAAGCTAGGTTAAgaatcaaataattttcaaatttggaAGTAGGAAAAAATATGAGTAGGAGCAAAAATATGTGaactacagagaaaaaaatttttagttattatatctTGTAATAGCAGGTTAGAATATATGCTACAGAAACTCAAGTTTGTCTCCATCATGGGTTCCTACATGCAGAACATTGGCAGGACCTCCCAAACAGCTGACATTCCTATGAATGATTTCTTGTACATTTTCTTGTGCAGTCTAAGGTAGTAAGATTGACTGAAGCCTTTCCCACATAGATGCCACTCATGAGCTTTCTCTCCATTGAGCTGGCTCGATTTTTCTAAGGTAAGGTCAGGCAACATTCCAATGGCCACTCTCCAAGGCAAGACATGTTTCATTTCCATACTAGGGTGATGGCCAAGGAGTATGCCACACAGGTGGCATGCATGttatttttctccagtgtgtgttctctCATGAACTCTGAGACCAGATGATcgactgaaggctttcccacacacagggcatttgtatggtttctctccagtatgtgttttcTCATGGTGTCTCAGGCCAGAGCATGTATTGAAAGCTTTTCCACATAGGTGACATTTGTATTGTTtgtctccaatgtgtgttttctcATGGTGTCTAAGGCCAGAGCATGTATTGAAAGCTTTTCCACATAGGTGACATTTATATTGTTtgtctccaatgtgtgttttctcATGGTGTCTCAGGCCAGAGCATGTATTGAAAGCTTTTCCACATAGGTGACATTTGTATTGTTtgtctccaatgtgtgttttctcATGGTGTCTAAGGCCAGATGATagactgaaggctttcccacatacaCCACATACATATGGTTTCTcaccagtgtggattctctgatgTGGTTTAAGGTAACTAGATTGACTGAAGAACTTCCCACACAGGTGGCATtgatagggtttctctccagtgtgtgttctctgATGACGACTAAGGTGAACTGAATtgctgaaggctttcccacacacaTGGCATTTGTATGGTTTGTCTCCAGTgtgaatttttgcatgtattctAAGGTAGCATGATTGAGCAAAGAATTTCCCACACAATTGACATTGGTATGGTTTCTCTCCCGTGTGGATTATCTGATGACGACGAACGTGAACTGATTTGCTGAAGGCTTTCTCACACACATggcatttgtatggtttctctccagtgtggatcctTGCATGTATTCTAAGGTAGCATGATTGACCAAAGGATTTCCCACACAATTGACATTGGTatggtttctctcctgtgtggattATCTGATGACGACGAAGGTGAACTGATTTGCTGAAGGCTTTCTCACACACATggcatttgtatggtttctctccagtgtggatcctTGCATGTATTCTAAGGTAGCATGATTGACCAAAGGATTTCCCACACAATTGACATTGGTatggtttctctcctgtgtggattATCTGATGACGACGAAGGTGAACTGATttcctgaaggctttcccacacacatggcatttgtatggtttctctcctgtgtggattTTCTCATGCATTTGAAGGCTGTATAATTTACAAAAAGCTTTCCCACACCAATGACATCTGTAtagtttctctccagtatggacTTTCTCATGCATTTTAAGGTTGAAAGACttcctgaaggctttcccacacatGTGGCATTCATTTTGTTTATCACCTGTTTGGGTTCTCTCATGTTGTCTATGCTTAGAGCAGTAACTGAAGactttctcagaaaaattattttcacaattcTTTTCCCCTGTTCTAGTTTCATTGAGTCTGCTTAGATCAGAGGTTTGATTAAAGGATTTGCTACATAGATGACATTCATATTGTGTCTCTCCAGGGTCATTCTTGTTGCATTTTCTAGGTTGTAAACAGTTCCTATGTCCTTCCAAATATTCTTGCCCTTCACATGAGACAcaatcatttttcttgttttcaccAAGATACATATGGTCAGCAAGGGATCGTGCACAGTGTTTGTTGTCCCAGTGGTTCCTTGCTTTTCTCCATTCCAAGGaatcctttttaaaatgagattcctgttttgtaaagaAGATGAACATTTCTTAACAATGTCTCCatataaacttaatttttctacataagaatcttaaaacaatacagtataatatgaaaatgaaaatcttctTACTTTTAATTCCGCGAACATTGTAGATAATTCCCAAGTGAGCCAAGTATTTTTCCGTTtactagtattttatttaaaggggcTCTGATTAACTTTGTCTTCAATATTTCAAATAGCTACATGAGAAATGCTTGTGCATTTggaatctttttaatttctcccagaaTGCAAGCTATACAGATGTTTTGACACAGAAGTTGTGTATTCCCAACATAATGACAGCCATCAAGTTGTACTCGGTCACTAATTTAATCCACAGACAGGTTTTTAACTTACATAATTAGTGTTCCCATTCTTGAAACCTACCATTGACCTGTTGATGGGTGTAGCCTTTCTCTTCAAAactgctctgcatatcatttcatGTTTTTGATATTCATTTTCCATCCCTAGAAGAGTTGGAAATACAAATTAGTAGCATGAAATTCAGAGACACAATTTGAAAGTCAACAATCTTATAAGAATGTCTTTTTTCATCATTGACTTTTTCATGGAGGATATGGcttagataaaaaatatatatcttggaaaaataaaacactgggaattataaaataaaaacatcaacatagaattattgttaaaaaagtaatggagaaaaaaatttaaaagagaaaatctgaaaaagagacatgaaaattGACCTAAAAAACACACTAACAGGTTTTCTcccaatgaaaatataaatatagaggAAACATTTTGAATTTAGATTAAAAGAAGCAAAGTCATACATGAGAAATTTTGTCCCATGGTCCCCTACTATATTTTAGACAACCACATTAATTTCACAGCTATGTCATTTAATATTTCCAAGCTCAGTCACTGGCTGGGCACCCATCTCTGTAGAATCACAAATGTCTCTGTCTCTTACCTGCACTCTGCCTTGGGAGAAATCTTGTCCCTTCTCCCATCcacaggatttttccttcctccacATACAAAGTCACATCTGATTTGCAGAACGGATACCCTATgcatggtagaaaaaaaaaagccattggaTTTTAGCATTTCTGCCAAGAAATGTGCATTAGTGACAAGGCCAAGAAGATGACTTAACAACAATAGAGAACCAAGGTACTGGGAGAAAGTATTTAGCagagaaaattttgaagttcACTCACTGAAGCAGAATAAAAGATAGAATGCTCCCATACCAGGGAGGACTGAAGGCACCAATGTTCACAATAACATTCAAAGAATTCCAAATCAGCAGTTCTTTCAGGCACTTCATCTCTCCACTAAATATTACTTTCAAATGGAATCCAAATAATTACACCAAAATGTTCAGAATTCTCTTGTTTTGGTCTCAATCCTCCAGCACAGTGACAATATaagtataattatttataaatattaggtCTATGTATAATTTAACTTTAATGGATACATAACATTATGGTGTGGACTATATTGTAGGGTGGTGTAAAATAAGTTGtaattaaagtaataaataagaGCAGCTTTCTTGCATGTAATTATAAGTTCTATGAGAAAGTCAGGATAGAGATTGGAATTGAATAGAGAGAGGCTATTCCAGATACTGCTATTGAAGAAATAGgtataccctcacatctttcaTATATATCATTAATGGACTTACCAACTGATACCAGATGATTAATGGTTTCCAGCATCACTGATTGGTGTAGCATTTTCTGAAATGGGTCCAGCATGGCCCACTCTTCTTGGGTGAAACTTATGCTTACATCTTCAATGGTCACCAATTCCTAGAATGGTATTGACAAGCTAGTTTAGAAAGAGCAAGGAGATCAATTTCACAAAAGAAGGGTTGAGAGGACAGCATGAGACAGAGGGGAAACTAGGTGTGCAGGAGATCAAACTGTTAAAGCACCAGCCTATTCATTTTCAGCTTCCAACATTCTTACTTTCAGAAACCCAGGATGTACATACATTGAATTCATAGAATTTATAGTAAAGGAATATGGAATGATAGAGAatcatgaaatatgaaaaaaaatttaaagacaggtAAGAATAACTTTCAATCAGGctattataaaattttcacttgaatcttttcaactaaaatttaaatcCCCATTTATTTAAATAGCTTTCCAGAATTATCACCAGGCCAACCTTAACATTAATTTGTCATCTTGAAGATTGGTTATGTGTAAAATAGTCATTTTCACAAAGAGGTATCTAATATCCCTCATCAGTGAAATATTCAGTAATGTGAGTGTTTAAAAAGCCAatgattttctttatatcttcAAAACATGTTTAAACTATAACCCTATAACCAGAACAATGCAGTCATTCTTGAACCAATCTTCAGAATTTTTGAGAACTGAGCAAACTACATGTAACTTGGTATCAGTAGGAAGAGTCACTCTTCTCAATGTGAGCAAGGAGGTCAGAATAAGGTTAAGGACAGACATTTGAGCAGCACAAGGCACAGTCTCTGAGACTTGTACTCTGAGGCAGAGTCCCAGCAACCATTCCTTACTACAACTCTCATCCTCAATTCTCTCGTGAGCTCCAAAGACTACTTTTCAATATCTCTCTGATATCTtgatctcatttctctttttattagttttcatGTATCCAGTTCTTCAAAAATTTGCTCCATCTACTATGTGATTTACTAGTATATTTTAATGACAAACATCAATTAAGTTAACATACCTTGATGTAAAAAACTTCCAGTATGAAATTTGAAGGAATATTTTATTAGTAAGTTGTAATAACATTGGGAATAAAAATGATCTGATTTATTTAGGTTATTTTTCGGGGGGATTATCAAAAGTTGAAATTTATTCCATAAAACTTTAAGTTTAAAATtgcaaaaaagaaattatttctcatGCCTTCTCTATCCtaggttgtttattttttctcagtattACTTGAATTCCTGTGGCACTAGGTCAACAGAATTCAGCTGCTGGAATATCTGCCTCCATGTTGGGCTGTGAGGTTCTACTCCTCACTCATTTCCCTCACCTGAATTCACCACAATCCAAACATCATTGCAATAAGTAGTATCATTAATCAGCAATTATTTCAAATGAAGTCATAGCAGAATGTGAGATTCAATATGACCTTCTGGAAGTACACAGCCAGGAATGGTACCACGGTATAATGGTGTCCTAACAGGAAGGACATCGGTTGCCTGCTGATGAGTTCCTGACCCATGATGCCAGCTGCAGAGTTGTGGGGTACAGGACTAACTCCTGCTTGCACTGAAGACTTGGCATCTCTGTCAATAGGGCGGAAATTTCAATAGAAAAGCCATTTACTGCTCACCCACCAATGGATTCTTAGCCATGGTTTTTCTTTCTGCAATCTTGCTCTTCACTCACACAGTCCAAACAATTTGCAGAAAATACTgtggatgaagaagaaaaatcatgataTTCAACACATTTAGAAGGCATCCTGACTCCCCTCTCATGAAATCCTAGACATTCTTTTGTCTAAAATGCAGTGCTAACACTGGGAAAATTCAGATTGCCCAAGAGTTATAGGTGCAGTACTCTGTTCATATTCCAAggtcaaaattcaaaagaatgtgAACATGATTGCTaacaaaaatgaaggaattaaacCTCCATATatgcatttacatatatatggagAACCTTGATTTTCACATATCAATTGCCTGATAAAGGGTCCAGAGTTATAAAATGCTCTTAGATTTTGAAGAAGCATCACTTTTTTAACCAACATGCAGACTTTGGTTTCCACTTTTAGGGAAACATTGTGGAATTTCTCAGATTTCATTGATTTTGCTCTATTTGTTAGCAGTGATTCTCTAAGTTAAATTGTGTCCCCTTGGAGTCTCACTCCCTGCCAACCCTCCCTCACCCATGAGGTACATCTATCTTCCTGGATTTAGGAGCAATCAAGTCAGGATCTCTATTATGAAAGCATGAATCAACTCAAGTTGATTTCCATTTTGAGGAATCAATGGCTCCATCCTGCCAATCCAGCCCTTATAGTTCCATTTATCCAAATCAGCTTAAGTACTGGGTCCTAGTGGGAGTGTCAGGGCTGGTCACATTAATTTATATTAAGGATGTTCAGAAATGATGCTCATAGATGATGACTGGGGATCAGGATGAAATCTATTTGATTGGTCATTTGTTAATGTGCTGGTTGAAACCTTTGTAATCCTGTTCAATAACCATCCATCATCAGCTTTGATATCTGTTTTTAATTATAGATCCATACAtaggagagagagatttataaATTGTAGTGTATCCATCAACATATCATAAATTTTGTGGAGGAATTATGATGTTTACTACTATCCATCAACATATCATAAATTTTGTGGAggaattacaatttttattatgaagactAAAATTCACTCACATTACTGTGCCACcattgaaaaaagagaaaaatccaggtgcagtgatgcacacctgaaagaccagccacccaggaggctgaggcaggaagaccaaaGTTCAATCCCATCCTCAGAAACAGCCAGGCTCTAAACTACtaagtgagattctgtctcaaaatacaaacaataataataataataacaataataataataaaatagactgGGATGGGGATGAGACTCAGGGGTTAAGCATCCCTGTGCTCAATCCCTgctctcaaaatatgaaaaataaaaataaaaaataaagtgctgtGAATGTAGCTCCGTGACCTGAtttccctgagttctatcccaatgaaaaacaaagaaaccaaacaaagaaacacaaaacaaaacaaaaaaaagcaccAATAATTTACTAAATATGATTACAATTTTTCCAATATTTGGTTATTATCATAGCCGTGTTGATTAAAGgtcaattcatattttaaaaattaccaaaacaAAGATTCACATGGTCTTCATTAGATGATGAATTTATCCAACTGGAAAATACGACAGCAacaattttccctttttttcccttttagctGAGCGCAATGTCTTTGAACACACCAACACAACCTCTAAGCTGACCCGCGATAGTGCCTCTGCTGTTAAAGAGCACAAGCCCTACCTGTCAGGGCACGGTCTTCCTTCTCATTTATCAAGCTCACTCTCCTTTCCCAGACCCTACCATTCAGGATCCTCCAGTGCACTGACCCCACCTCCCAAACCTCATCCTCTTTTTCTTATCACTGCTCAACTTGTTAAGTTCTTACTCActtcaacacacacacatcaagcTCATCTGGTCTTTGCTACACCATTTCCCACTTTTGTCCTCCAGCCCCTGTAGCAGGGGAATGCTTGTATGCGTCTTTTCTTCAACTGCATCTCAGAACCCTTGACTGTGGTGTTCATCCATGATTAAACTCAAAATCACCACTCCTGTTGGCTTCAAAGTATTTAGAAtctgatatatttttctaaataagccATAATTTTATGATccacaaaatttttcttctcaaaattgtGGAAAATCACCTTCTAATTTCATccatattttcaaaagattagTACGCCTGCTGCTAAGAATATTGTGTTAGTTTACCAAGTTTGAATGGGCTTTCATAAGAGTTTCATAACTTTCATAACAGTAAGACAGAGACAGGgtggctttaaaaacaaaatgattctCTCATGATTCTGGAGACTAGGAGTGTGAGATCAACGTGTCTGCAGGGCCTGTTTCTTCTGAGACCTCTGTTCCTTCCTTGTACAGGCTGGCTGCCTGTGTCTCTACATAGTCTTCCTGCTCCCAACCCTTCCCCAAACTCCTTCTGTTGTGAGAGTACTGATCATATCGCAATGGTGTCCACACATTTATCTTGattgaattttcctcttttaacacCATATGTCCAAATACAGTTAACTTTCAGAAAACAACAACCTAGCTATAGAGCAGTTTTGAAGAAACTAACAATTGGTTTAGTGCTTCTCCATTAGTCATTCATGTAGGCAAAGTTACACTAATCCACATGTCATGTGATGTCAGCAAGGGTATTGGTACAACTTGTCCTCTCCCTCCAGGTCCCTTaggaagacatcagggaggagtcTCTCTGTATCCTCACTATCAAGGTAGTGTTTGAGGCATTCCTCACCACTGAGATGCCAGCTTGGGAATTCCCAGTCCTCCTAGCATGTTTCAACATGCATTTGGTTCCTGATTGCAGAAGAATTAAGTAATTGTACTATGGTGACACaggcatacccatgtttatggtagcaaaattcacagtagctaaactatggaaccagcctcagttccatcaacagatgaatgcacaaagaaaaatgtggtatctTTACACGGGGAGGGGGGTTTagttacaaagaaaaatgaaactctgtcatttgcaggaaaacggaTGGAACTAGACACCAGTAGGTTaagggaaataagtcaaactcaggaAGTTAAATGTCCTGTGGTTTCTCTCATaggcagaagctagagaggaaaataagAGTGGGTGTGGATGTCCTAAGAATGActggagatcagtagaggaaaggagcaaggggtgggagggaggcagCAGGGGCCTAAGaaaatgctggggagtgatattggccacaTTATGTtgtatactgtgtgcatgtacaaatacagaGCAACAAATCCCATTATCACGTACAAATATAATGCAACTctaaaaaatgtagagaaaactaaaagGAAGTCAGGAGAGGTCATAATAGCAAGAAACCAAGGAGAGAACTTCaatcaccagagacaaaatataaacccaaggcATACCTTGAGTGGTTTAGAAAActcagctacaccctacctgccctcagtcaccaccaagttaatcccttTAAGGCTTTGTATCACTGATTAGGTGAAAGTTATCATAAGCCAATCTCTCACCTCTAAATTTCATGCATTGTCTCTCATGcaagccttctgaacctcatatctaaaccatgaccCCCTAATCTCATAATTCTCAGTGTTCAGGATGGGATAAATCCTCTACTCAATGCAGGGGATATGCCTCTTCTCAATTGCAGACATAGTGAATGGTTCTTCCCTAGTGCCTTTTATATTCTAGCAATGCAGGGATTAAAGCAGAGACCAAATCTATAGTACATGAGAACAGCTTTAAACACACAGTAAGAGAGAAATCAATATGAACCGATGTCAATGATATAAATAGAAAATCCAACTTCATAAAATTGGATTACAACAAAAACCCAGCTTTGCAAGATTTTTATATTCCAGTTCATCCATAAGAATGCAGctaatggaaaaaagaaacatctaCCACTTGAATCAGAAGAGCCTTTTTGTATTTggtatttggtactggggatttaacccaacaGACTCTTACTGCAGAGCCACAAATCTAgtaatttttgaagttttcttttgagtcagagtctcactaagctgctgaagaCCCTGGTACattactcagaatttttttttgcaatcctcctttctcaacaTTGCAAATGACAAGGATTACAGATATAtgaattcatttccttttcaatgATGAGTCATTTAAATTTATAACCACTAGTTATTGGTTGTTCATAGTAAGTCACAAGATACAAAATCATGGAAGAGGATATTAAGATTATAACCTAGATTCAAGACAAATGGAAATGGTTTCTAATAATCAGAGTAAGAATGGAGAAGTCCCTGTTGAAACAATACAATTTAGAGACCATACATGCTGCTGTGATGGTACAAATTCCAAGAGAGAGGGTTTATCTCACTGTGAGCAAGGAGGCTCCTATCCCATTGTCTGCAGAACTCACCAGGAAATAAGAGATGAAGGGAAAGACAGCCAGTAGGGTTCCTCATGTGAGCAGGGACTTGCTCTTTTCCCAGGCTCTGGACCCTTCAGTATCCCTTCTCTGAGAACAGGCAACCTCTGCTTGACTTCCTTTTTTATATGGGTAATCAGTTACTAAATCTAATCAAGGCCACATTCCAGGGAAACACCCTGGCTTCACAGACTCTCTGATCCTATCCTGTATTTAGCTGGGAACACACCCTCTCAGACTGATTGGATATCCCAGACTACATTAAATCTGTTTCCCCACACCTAGTTTGAGGTCAATGAGGGAAGGCCACTCCTGAGGGGGAATTTGCAAGATAACTTGGGTCTTCATTCACTTATAAATAGCCCTGGGTCCATCCTGTGCATGGGAAGCATTCTAATGATAGGAATCTGGCCAGAAATCTGGCAGATAAATGTCCCATGGGCAAAAAGCACAATTGCCTGGCAGAATAgtggattttaaaacataatgaaaggtgaataaaacaattttcaagaagaaaatggtttaacaaaaaaaattgttattgtgATGAAGAGGGCCATGTTAGGGCATGGGCTAAATTGTATTTCCAAGAAGATATCAATAATTTGTTGCAAGGGTCTTCTGAAAATGCCCAGTAGAGGAACCCAGTGCACAGCCACTGCTGT from Ictidomys tridecemlineatus isolate mIctTri1 chromosome 14, mIctTri1.hap1, whole genome shotgun sequence encodes the following:
- the LOC144370254 gene encoding uncharacterized protein LOC144370254, translating into MAKNPLELVTIEDVSISFTQEEWAMLDPFQKMLHQSVMLETINHLVSVGYPFCKSDVTLYVEEGKILWMGEGTRFLPRQSAGMENEYQKHEMICRAVLKRKATPINRSMESHFKKDSLEWRKARNHWDNKHCARSLADHMYLGENKKNDCVSCEGQEYLEGHRNCLQPRKCNKNDPGETQYECHLCSKSFNQTSDLSRLNETRTGEKNCENNFSEKVFSYCSKHRQHERTQTGDKQNECHMCGKAFRKSFNLKMHEKVHTGEKLYRCHWCGKAFCKLYSLQMHEKIHTGEKPYKCHVCGKAFRKSVHLRRHQIIHTGEKPYQCQLCGKSFGQSCYLRIHARIHTGEKPYKCHVCEKAFSKSVHLRRHQIIHTGEKPYQCQLCGKSFGQSCYLRIHARIHTGEKPYKCHVCEKAFSKSVHVRRHQIIHTGEKPYQCQLCGKFFAQSCYLRIHAKIHTGDKPYKCHVCGKAFSNSVHLSRHQRTHTGEKPYQCHLCGKFFSQSSYLKPHQRIHTGEKPYVCGVCGKAFSLSSGLRHHEKTHIGDKQYKCHLCGKAFNTCSGLRHHEKTHIGDKQYKCHLCGKAFNTCSGLRHHEKTHIGDKQYKCHLCGKAFNTCSGLRHHEKTHTGEKPYKCPVCGKAFSRSSGLRVHERTHTGEK